One genomic segment of Alphaproteobacteria bacterium includes these proteins:
- a CDS encoding SDR family NAD(P)-dependent oxidoreductase has product MDLRGQAALVTGGGSGLGAETARHFAKADAKVAVLDLNMEGAEQVAREIGGLAVRCDVSDAKSGEAAVAAARAKHGTARILVNCAGIGPAARIVGKEGPMPLDQFSKVIAVNLIGSFNMMRLAVAGMLTLDPLAEGERGVVISTASVAAYEGQIGQAAYSASKGGIVALTLPAAREFARSGIRVLAIAPGLIATPLLLGMPQQVQESLASQVPFPSRFGRPDEFARLCLHIIDNVMLNGEVIRLDGAMRMQAK; this is encoded by the coding sequence ATGGATCTGCGCGGACAAGCGGCACTTGTCACGGGTGGCGGCTCAGGGCTCGGTGCGGAAACCGCGCGCCATTTTGCGAAGGCCGATGCGAAAGTCGCGGTACTCGACCTGAACATGGAGGGTGCGGAGCAAGTCGCCCGCGAAATCGGCGGGCTTGCGGTCCGCTGCGACGTGTCCGACGCGAAAAGCGGCGAGGCCGCGGTGGCCGCCGCACGCGCGAAACACGGGACGGCGCGCATTCTCGTGAATTGCGCCGGAATCGGCCCTGCAGCACGCATCGTCGGCAAGGAAGGGCCAATGCCGCTCGATCAATTCTCGAAGGTGATCGCGGTCAACCTGATCGGCAGCTTCAACATGATGCGTCTTGCGGTGGCGGGCATGCTGACGCTCGACCCGCTCGCCGAGGGCGAGCGGGGCGTCGTCATCTCGACAGCCTCCGTCGCCGCCTATGAAGGGCAAATCGGGCAGGCCGCCTATTCGGCATCGAAGGGCGGCATCGTCGCCTTGACGCTTCCGGCGGCGCGAGAGTTCGCACGCTCCGGAATCCGCGTGCTTGCGATAGCACCCGGCCTGATCGCCACGCCGCTTCTTCTCGGCATGCCGCAACAGGTCCAGGAGAGCCTTGCCTCGCAAGTTCCCTTTCCAAGCCGCTTCGGCCGGCCGGATGAGTTCGCGCGGCTCTGCCTCCACATCATCGACAACGTGATGCTCAACGGCGAAGTCATCCGTCTCGATGGCGCAATGCGCATGCAGGCGAAATAG
- a CDS encoding metallopeptidase family protein yields MKAKFATAPTLDDLEAIGREALKTIPETLSRHVKNVVLRVEDFPDEETEREMGLESPFELLGLYRGVSLNRKSVSDMPHGIDMVFLYRRPLLDYWCETGEDLHHLVRHVLIHEIGHHFGFSDEDMEEIEES; encoded by the coding sequence GTGAAGGCCAAATTCGCGACCGCCCCTACGCTCGACGACCTCGAGGCGATCGGGCGGGAGGCCCTCAAGACGATACCCGAGACGCTGAGCCGGCATGTAAAGAATGTCGTCCTGCGCGTCGAGGATTTTCCCGACGAAGAGACCGAACGCGAGATGGGTCTGGAGAGTCCGTTCGAGCTGCTCGGCCTTTACCGCGGCGTGTCCCTCAACCGCAAAAGTGTATCCGACATGCCCCACGGCATCGACATGGTCTTCCTTTATCGTCGCCCGCTTCTCGATTATTGGTGCGAGACCGGCGAGGACCTGCACCATCTCGTGCGCCACGTCTTGATCCACGAGATCGGGCACCATTTCGGTTTCAGCGACGAGGACATGGAGGAAATCGAGGAGAGTTGA
- a CDS encoding D-amino acid dehydrogenase — MKTIVMGAGIVGVTTAYYLAKAGHDVVVLDRQGEAAGETSYANAGLIAPGHSFTWNSPRAPKLLLQSIWRDDLAYRFHFNLDPRFWIWGIKFLRACSAESARANTLVKLRLCRFSQQKLEEIAAAEGLRYSQFKKGLLFFYRDPAHFEQGVKNMTLMKEHGHAVEVIDAKRAVEIEPALAPIAAKLAGAVYCPTDGSGDCRTYAVQLAEACRRLGVEFRLGTAIRGLETKGGRVSAVSTDKGPLTGDAYVLSLGSFSSIIARSAGIEVPVYPVKGFSLTLPIDPALSPTVGGVDEGSLVAYCGMGDRLRMTATADFSGYDNSHKPDDFNSMLAVARELFPKGVDFSKPQYWACLRPMTPDGPPIVGRSPLENLWLNTGQGHMGWTMSAGSSRILVDLLLGRQPEHPAEALGLERYTGTPRANGRTAEAA; from the coding sequence ATGAAGACGATCGTCATGGGTGCCGGCATTGTCGGAGTCACGACCGCCTATTACCTCGCCAAAGCCGGTCACGATGTCGTGGTGCTCGATCGTCAAGGCGAAGCCGCGGGAGAGACGAGCTACGCGAATGCGGGCCTCATCGCACCCGGCCACTCGTTCACCTGGAATTCGCCTCGTGCGCCGAAGCTCCTGCTGCAATCGATCTGGCGTGACGATCTTGCCTACCGCTTCCACTTCAACCTCGATCCGCGATTCTGGATCTGGGGAATAAAGTTCCTGCGTGCCTGCTCGGCGGAAAGTGCCCGCGCCAACACGCTCGTCAAACTTCGGCTCTGCCGCTTCAGCCAGCAGAAGCTCGAAGAGATCGCGGCAGCAGAAGGACTTCGGTATTCCCAATTCAAGAAGGGGCTCCTGTTTTTCTACCGCGACCCCGCGCATTTCGAACAAGGGGTCAAGAACATGACCTTGATGAAGGAGCACGGCCATGCCGTCGAGGTCATCGACGCCAAGCGCGCTGTCGAAATCGAGCCGGCCTTGGCGCCGATCGCGGCCAAGCTTGCCGGTGCGGTCTATTGCCCGACCGATGGCAGCGGGGATTGCCGCACCTACGCCGTGCAACTCGCCGAGGCCTGCCGGCGTCTGGGCGTTGAATTCCGCCTCGGCACCGCGATTCGCGGCTTGGAGACCAAAGGAGGGCGCGTCTCCGCCGTCTCGACCGACAAAGGGCCCTTGACTGGGGACGCCTACGTGCTGTCGCTCGGAAGCTTCAGCTCGATCATCGCGCGCTCCGCCGGCATCGAAGTGCCGGTCTATCCGGTCAAGGGCTTCTCCTTGACGCTTCCGATCGATCCAGCCCTATCCCCGACCGTGGGCGGGGTCGACGAGGGTTCTCTCGTCGCTTATTGCGGAATGGGCGATCGGCTGCGCATGACCGCCACGGCCGATTTTTCCGGCTACGACAATAGCCACAAACCCGACGATTTCAATTCCATGCTGGCGGTTGCACGGGAGCTTTTCCCGAAAGGGGTCGATTTCTCCAAGCCGCAATATTGGGCCTGCCTCAGGCCCATGACGCCCGACGGACCGCCGATCGTCGGCCGCTCGCCGCTGGAGAATCTCTGGCTCAACACGGGACAGGGCCATATGGGGTGGACGATGTCGGCAGGCTCGAGCCGAATCCTTGTCGATCTCCTCCTTGGCCGCCAGCCCGAACATCCGGCGGAGGCGCTGGGTCTCGAGCGTTACACGGGTACCCCCAGGGCCAACGGAAGGACCGCCGAGGCCGCGTGA
- the phnN gene encoding phosphonate metabolism protein/1,5-bisphosphokinase (PRPP-forming) PhnN encodes MTERGTLFLIVGPSGAGKDSLIAAARATLAEDPDFIFPRRHITRPEAAGGEDHIEVSPAVFETAKRGGAYSLTWRSHGLSYGIPVGIEEALADGCSVVINVSRSVLEEARRRYQPLWIIVVTAPWHVLSERLSRRGRETAADIAARIARAGDDSPSGPDVVTIENAGELAEAVKKFIAALCDGRRR; translated from the coding sequence GTGACGGAACGCGGCACATTATTCTTGATCGTGGGCCCGAGCGGGGCGGGCAAGGACTCGCTCATTGCGGCAGCGCGCGCCACCCTGGCCGAGGACCCGGACTTTATCTTCCCGCGCCGGCATATCACTCGGCCCGAGGCGGCCGGCGGGGAAGACCATATCGAGGTTTCCCCCGCCGTCTTCGAGACCGCCAAGCGAGGCGGCGCCTATAGCCTTACTTGGCGAAGTCATGGCCTATCCTACGGAATACCCGTGGGCATCGAGGAGGCGCTGGCGGACGGTTGCTCGGTCGTCATCAATGTCTCGCGATCGGTCCTCGAGGAGGCGCGCCGGCGCTATCAACCGTTATGGATCATCGTGGTAACGGCGCCCTGGCACGTGCTGTCGGAACGGCTCTCCCGCCGCGGTCGGGAGACCGCCGCCGACATCGCGGCGCGCATTGCGCGAGCGGGCGACGATTCGCCGTCCGGCCCCGACGTGGTGACGATCGAAAATGCCGGGGAACTTGCGGAGGCGGTAAAAAAATTTATCGCAGCCCTCTGCGACGGCCGCCGGCGCTGA